The bacterium sequence TTTCTTTAGCTGGTTCCCCACCCATAGCTTGTAACACTGTACCTCCCCCAATCACCATACTTAAAACCACTAAAAACCCTAATACTTTTTTTACTTTAAACATCTTTCAAACACCTCCTAAAATTTTTAACTTTGTTTTTTTAACTATACTACATTTTTTAACATTTGTCAAATTCAATTTCTCATTTTTCCCCTCATTCCTTATTTACATTTACACCTTTATCTGATGAATCAAATTATCATCTGGTATTAATTCATCACCTGAGGTAACTACAAATGAGGTACTTGCTTGACTATCTGCAGGTAATTCTAAGGTAGATGCAGGATATTGGGTGATAGAAAGGCATTTTGATGCCCTAATCAGTTTCATCTCAATATTAGCCGTAAAAGACTTATTCTTTGCCTTGTTAGTGATAGTGATGTAATGAGTATGTGATTCATGTGGCTCTGTAAAATTCTCCCAGGCAGGATGGATAGATACAAAGATAGGTGGCACAATCTCAAAACTCCAGCGATAAGGAGATTGTTTCAAATCATGCCCTGGCTCATTAGCATTATCCTTTGCCTCAATTGAGCAAGAATACTCACCATAATCTAAGTTATTCACTGCTGATGCTTGATGAAAGGTTCCTTGAGGAGTATTCAATACAATAGTTGAATTATCAATCCCGGAGGCATAGCTGTTAACTGGTGGGTCAAAAAGCGTAGCAGAGATATTGACTGTCCAGGGTGTCTCCTCAGCAATAATCACCTCACCATTTGCTGGGGTGGTGGCAGTTACCTCCGGCTCCTCGGTGTCAATTAAAAAGGAATGGTAGCCTGATATTGGTACTTCAATAGTTTCAATAATATCTTCCTTACAATCAGCACTGGCTATCTTTACCTGCATTTGTGTTTTCTCCTCAAAATAAAGCCTTGCGCTGCCGTCAGTCCCTTTGGGAATATTCAAGATTACAGAGAAGTTCTTACCCGAGCCGGCTAAAGATATTGGATGTGGAGAAGAAAAAGCACCGTTACCTTTAATAAATAGTGTTGGTGCTGAAGGTAAAGATTCGGATAAGGTAATAGAGATAGATATTGCCCCTTCTCTGACAGGAGATTCCCTTGAGATAGTAATTTGTGCTGTGATAGGAGATTTAGAAAACAGCTCTTCTAATATTTGTCTTTTAACCTTAACACTTTTGTATAAGTCAACATGATGTGTTGACAGGGCACCAATATCCTCAAGCCTTTTAACTGTCTTTCTCTGCTGATGTAGAAGTCTACCTTTAGCAGAGAGATAAGAAACCACACCATCTCCACCCTCAAACAATGGTGGGCCAATCCTATCCTCAGCTAAATTAATATAAGTAATCGTTGGTGGGTCTGAATTTAATTTATTCTGCCAGAAATACTCCATAAAGGCACTACCTTTTTCCTGCAATTGCTCAGTTCCAACTAAGTTAGGGTCAGGTTTGTTATACTTCTTAGCAATATCTGATTTCCATTTTGAAGAAACTGGTAAATTTCGGAAGAAGTCAGATATACCACTACCCATCTGCGGTGTCCCCATCATAATAATTTGATTTATGTCATTGCCGTAGCGGGGGATGTTGGAGATGGTTATCTTTTTGGGTTCTTTTTCACCAGCAGGAGTATATTCATAATCCATTGTAGGCTGATGTTGATTCCCATACATCATAGTATAAAGCTCAGCTACAATACCACCTCTTGAATGAGCAACAATATCAAGTTTAGTTGCTCCTGTTCGTCTCTTAACTTCATCTATTGCTTGTTTAAGCTTTTTAACATCCTCTTGTATCAATCCTTGTCCTCTGTTAGGAAAATCACCAAACAAATCAGCTAAGGTAAACACATCAAATCCTGCATTTTGCAATGTCTTCACCATGCATCCATCTTTAAAACTCTGTGAATCACCATTGAGTCCATGAAC is a genomic window containing:
- a CDS encoding alpha/beta fold hydrolase, with protein sequence MFKRTIILGLVGTLFLLSPAFAKNPVLIVHGLNGDSQSFKDGCMVKTLQNAGFDVFTLADLFGDFPNRGQGLIQEDVKKLKQAIDEVKRRTGATKLDIVAHSRGGIVAELYTMMYGNQHQPTMDYEYTPAGEKEPKKITISNIPRYGNDINQIIMMGTPQMGSGISDFFRNLPVSSKWKSDIAKKYNKPDPNLVGTEQLQEKGSAFMEYFWQNKLNSDPPTITYINLAEDRIGPPLFEGGDGVVSYLSAKGRLLHQQRKTVKRLEDIGALSTHHVDLYKSVKVKRQILEELFSKSPITAQITISRESPVREGAISISITLSESLPSAPTLFIKGNGAFSSPHPISLAGSGKNFSVILNIPKGTDGSARLYFEEKTQMQVKIASADCKEDIIETIEVPISGYHSFLIDTEEPEVTATTPANGEVIIAEETPWTVNISATLFDPPVNSYASGIDNSTIVLNTPQGTFHQASAVNNLDYGEYSCSIEAKDNANEPGHDLKQSPYRWSFEIVPPIFVSIHPAWENFTEPHESHTHYITITNKAKNKSFTANIEMKLIRASKCLSITQYPASTLELPADSQASTSFVVTSGDELIPDDNLIHQIKV